A window of the Bos indicus x Bos taurus breed Angus x Brahman F1 hybrid chromosome X, Bos_hybrid_MaternalHap_v2.0, whole genome shotgun sequence genome harbors these coding sequences:
- the LOC113887535 gene encoding melanoma-associated antigen B2-like, producing the protein MPRGQKSKHCAREKRRQARAETQGLHDQATTSRGEETTSSPPDSESTPSSSSAAGTAMGPQGAQGTTSAAAGAIRKRSGVGGAARSRSGVDGAARSRSGVGGAARSRSCVGGAACSRSGVGGAARSRSGVGAEGQVQEGENSSRASAAAESSHTDLLTMESENLVQYMLFQYKMRELIKRSEMVQVIHKRYREQFPEILSRASEQMEMVFGMVLKEVRPNSHCYTLVSNLDLSDSESMRSDWGLMKNGLLMPLLGVIYLNGHRASEEEVWKFLNILGIYDGRMHFIFGDTRKLITEDLVQEEYLEYNQVPGSDPPRYEFLWGPKALTENSKMKVLQFLTKVNDLVPDALLPHYEEALREEAERTGARAATGTGPSASASAGPSASARPGTSAAARAVTSALARPDMSASARAGPSASARARTSASAWAGPSALARDGTSAAARAGTSASTCAHSRATSSRSSGP; encoded by the coding sequence ATGCCTCGTGGGCAGAAGAGTAAGCACTGTGCTCGTGAGAAACGTCGCCAGGCCCGGGCTGAGACCCAGGGTCTTCATGATCAGGCTACCACATCTAGGGGAGAAGAGaccacctcctcccctcctgaTTCAGAGAGCACTCCCTCAAGTTCGTCTGCTGCTGGCACTGCCATGGGGCCTCAGGGAGCCCAAGGCACCACCAGTGCTGCTGCAGGTGCTATACGCAAAAGATCTGGTGTCGGTGGCGCAGCACGCTCGAGATCTGGTGTCGATGGCGCAGCACGCTCGAGATCTGGTGTAGGTGGCGCAGCACGCTCGAGATCTTGTGTAGGTGGTGCAGCATGCTCGAGATCTGGTGTAGGTGGTGCAGCACGCTCGAGATCTGGTGTAGGTGCCGAGGGCCAAGTTCAGGAAGGTGAAAATTCCTCCCGGGCCTCAGCTGCTGCTGAGAGCTCTCACACAGATCTTCTGACCATGGAGTCAGAGAATTTGGTGCAGTACATGCTGTTTCAGTATAAGATGAGGGAGCTAATTAAGAGGTCAGAAATGGTGCAGGTTATCCACAAAAGGTACAGGGAGCAATTCCCTGAGATCCTCAGCAGGGCCTCTGAGCAGATGGAGATGGTGTTTGGCATGGTGCTGAAGGAAGTCAGGCCCAACAGTCACTGCTATACCCTGGTGAGCAACCTAGATCTCAGCGACAGTGAGTCTATGAGAAGTGACTGGGGGCTGATGAAGAATGGTCTTCTGATGCCTCTGCTGGGTGTCATCTACCTGAATGGCCATCGCGCCTCTGAGGAGGAGGTCTGGAAGTTCCTGAATATTCTGGGCATCTATGATGGAAGAATGCACTTCATCTTTGGAGACACCAGGAAGCTCATCACAGAAGATCTGGTGCAGGAAGAGTACCTGGAATACAACCAGGTGCCTGGCAGCGATCCCCCTCGCTATGAGTTCCTGTGGGGTCCTAAAGCTCTCACAGAAAACAGCAAGATGAAAGTCCTGCAGTTTTTGACCAAGGTCAATGATTTGGTCCCCGACGCCTTACTGCCACATTATGAGGAGGCTttgagagaggaggcagagagaacCGGAGCCAGAGCTGCAACCGGGaccggcccttctgcctcagccagcgctggcccttctgcctcggccagacctggcacttctgctgcagccagggctgtcACTTCAGCCTTGGCCAGGCCTGATATGTCTGCCTCGGCCagggctggcccttctgcctcggccagggCTCGCACTTCTGCCTCAGCCtgggctggcccttctgccttggccagggatggcacttctgctgcagccagggctggcacttctgCCTCAACCTGTGCCCACTCCAGGGCCACATCCAGCCGCTCATCTGGTCCCTAG